In Mus musculus strain C57BL/6J chromosome 14, GRCm38.p6 C57BL/6J, the following are encoded in one genomic region:
- the 4930596D02Rik gene encoding uncharacterized protein LOC239036: MFLCCLRTTRGSGHRKNNREGRGGVWRRRVHSSLQHLWPFARKKTNHKDQGENVSAPEDPREHCTQSHVSADTLKKLVNHLVPSLQSGDPFFIPAFLSTYRRFATTLQVLNLLFKRYEYFRPNSEEDEQVKNTLCSFLNTWMDKNTEDFCQTSDLLPLNYLKTYLSMNMPDSDLNVRVTRLLTQLQKEQANVSQAKDEEDSDLESNTSSYPELEGY, from the exons ATGTTCCTTTGCTGTCTTCGGACTACTCGAGGCTCAGGCCACAGGAAAAACAACAGGGAAGGCCGTGGTGGTGTCTGGAGGCGTAGGGTTCACTCTTCTCTTCAACACCTCTGGCCATTTGCCCgaaagaaaacaaaccacaaagaCCAG GGTGAGAATGTATCCGCCCCAGAAGATCCAAGGGAGCACTGTACACAGTCACATGTCAGTGCAGACACGTTGAAAAAGCTGGTGAACCACTTGGTGCCTTCCCTGCAGAGTGGGGACCCTTTCTTCATCCCTGCATTTCTCTCCACATACAGAAGGTTTGCCACCACCCTGCAGGTGCTAAATCTGCTGTTCAAACG CTATGAATACTTCCGCCCTAATTCTGAAGAGGATGAACAAGTAAAGAACACCCTTTGTAGCTTCCTGAACACATGGATGGACAAGAACACTGAGGACTTCTGTCAGACCTCAGACCTGCTCCCTCTAAATTATCTGAAGACCTACTTGAGCATGAACATGCCAGATTCGGATCTTAATGTCCGTGTCACTAGGCTCCTGACCCAGTTGCAGAAAGAACAGGCCAACGTGTCACAGGCCAAAGATGAGGAAGACTCAGATCTGGAGAGCAACACATCCTCATACCCAGAGCTTGAAGGATATTGA